From the genome of Streptomyces sp. NBC_01304:
AACAACTGCCGCAGCAACCGTGACCGCTCCTCCACGCGCGCGTGCCCGACAGCCATCCGTACGACGTCGTCCCACGAGTCGTCGTGCGCGTTCCGCACCAGGACCCCGAAGTCGCGGGCTTCGACCGCCGCCTTGGCGCCCAGATAGTCCTGGAACGTCCGGTGTACGAAGTGCACGGCACCTGGTGCCGGTTCGCGCAGCAGGCCGCTGCGGATCAGCAGGTGGGCGAAAACCTGCTCCGCGTCGCCCTGCGCCCGCACCTGCGGCATCGCATCGAGCCACTCATCGATCATCTCGACGGCCTCCGCACGCGAGGCCTGCACTTGTCCGTTGCGGATCAGCCAGTACGCGAGCCGCTGCAGCAGCGCCGTCTGCTCCTCTCGGGTCAGTGAGACGCCTTCCACAGCGGTGATCTCACGCTCGGTATCGCGGCGTACGAGCAGCATGTCCAGGGCCGCGTCGTACAGCTCCTTGCGCGCCCGTGGCAGCTGCATGCGCCGGTCACGGTTCAGGGCGCACAGCAGCGCGCACATCAGCGGATTGGTGGCCAATCGCCCCAGGTCCTGGCGGGTGGCCACCGCCTGGCCCAGGGCGGCCTCGTACGTGTCGAGCAGTTCCTGTTCCCGCTCGACGGCGCACTCCTGGCGCGCGGCGTCGTGCCAGCGTCCGATGAAGGCCCGGATGTCGTCGCGCTCCATGGGCAGCAGCGAGTGCGCCACGAATCCCTCGCCGGACAGCCAGCCTTCGGGCACTGCGGCCGGCCTGGTGGTGACGACATAACGGGCCCGGGGAAAGGCCGCGATGAGAGATCTGAGCCATTTCTCCGTACGGCTCCGCAGTCGCATCGGCACTTCGTCGACACCGTCGATGAGGACCAACGCCCGCCCGTTGGCCAGCAGTTCCTCGGCCCACCCGCCGGGTGCGGAGCCGTGCAGCGGAACTCCGGCTGCCCGCAGAAACCCCTCCGGCATGGGGAGATCGGCGGACGCGGTGAACGAGCGGAGCTGCAGGACGAAGGGGACGTACCGGTTCAAGTCTGCCAGTTCGGGGCCGAAGCTTCGGCGCGCGGCGTTCAGAGCGAGCCACTGCACGAGGGTGCTCTTGCCTGAGCCTGCCCCGCCATGCAGCAGCAGCCGCTCGGAGTCGGCGAAGGCCTCCTCGATCCTGGTCATCGTCGGTATGGCGCGCGGTGATTCGAGGCCGCCCTCCAGGCCGGGGCTGTCCCGCTCGCTGCTCACCCCCAGGCTGATGTACGCCGTATCCAGCGACCACTCGGCCCGCGCCCGCCCGCCGAGCGTCAGCCCGAACAGCTCAAGCCGCCCATGAGTCTGCGCGACGAAGTCCGCGTACCGCTGCTCGAAGTCCAGCGCCACGGCATCGGGCGTCGACCTCCGCAGCCCCTCCAGCAGCTCCTGCGTACGCCCCACCCGCCGAGCCTGCTCCACCACCGCCCGCCCCGCAAACGACGGATCCGCGGTCACCTGTTCCACCGCGTGCGCGCAGCACAACAGCAACAGCTCCTCGTAAAGGGCTTGCCCCCGCTCGCTCAACCCCGCATCAACCGAACGCAGTTCACCCCGCAAGCGCCCCGGATCAAGGTCCACCGCAAACACACGCGAGACATCAATGGACCCCGCCGAGGCAAACGCATCCCCCACCGCCGCGACCGCCGCAAGCCGCTCGTGCTCGGGCAGCCCCGAGTACCCGTGAGCCAGCCGCCCCGCCAGCACCTTCACCAGCCGCCCGGCATCCACCTCGGCCGAGGCCGCCCGCCGACCGCGAGGCCCCGGCGCACGCCGCACCGGATCCCGCACGAGCCCCGCCCCCGCCCGAGGGGCGAGCAGCGACTTGGCCACCGCCGACACCACCGACCCCGCCAGCTTGGCCAGCGCAACTTCGAGTCCCTGCAAGGGTGTTCCTCCCGGCGCGCCCATCCATGGACCCTGAATCGTATGCCGGACGACCGAACTCCCGTACCCGCAACTCCCGTACCGACGCCGCGATATGAGCGAGTGGTCGCCGAGGCGTCCCGCATCGCCGCCGACCTCGGCCACGGCTACGTAGGCGTGGAGCATCTCTTCCTCGCCATCCTCCGCGACCCCGACTCGGTCCCCACGCAAGTGCTCGCCGAGATCATCGCCCTGGCCGACCTGGACGCACGGCTGAGCGAGGTGATGCGCACGTACGGGGACTGACGCCCCATGGCCATTGGCGGAGATCGACAAGGATCACCCCCCGTACCCCGGGTAATACTTGTCGGTAACAACGTCTAGCCGCGACCGCGAATCGCGCCTACGGTGCACGCATGCCGCCGAATCTGCCCGATGTAGTGCTGTGGTCGATACCCGCATTCGTGCTGCTCACCGTCATAGAGATCGTGAGCGTGCGCCTGCATCCCGACGAGGATGCCGCCGGGTACGAGACCAAGGACGCCGCCACCAGCATCGGCATGGGGCTCGGCAGTCTCGCCTTCGATCTGCTGTGGAAGATCCCGATCGTCGCGATCTACACCGCGATCTACGAGCTGACACCGCTGAGCGTGCCCGTCCTGTGGTGGACGATCCCGCTGATGCTGCTCGCGCAGGACTTCTTCTACTACTGGTCGCACCGCGGACACCACGTCATCCGGATCCTGTGGGCCTGCCACGTCGTGCACCACTCCAGCCGGAAGTTCAACCTCTCCACCGCACTGCGGCAGCCCTGGACGAGCCTCACGGTCTGGCCGTTCTACGTCCCGCTGATCGCGCTCGGCGTGCACCCGGCCGCGCTCGCGTTCTGCTCCTCGGCGAACCTCGTGTACCAGTTCTGGATCCACACCGAGCGCATCGACAAGCTGCCGCGCGCCTTCGAGTTCGTCTTCAACACCCCCTCGCACCACCGGGTGCACCACGCCTCGCAGGGCGGCTATCTGGACCGCAACTTCGGAGGCATCCTCATCGTCTGGGACCGCCTGTTCCGGTCCTTCGTGCCCGAGGTCGAGCGGCCCGTCTTCGGGCTCACCAAGAACATCGAGACGTACAACCCGATCAAGGTCGCCACCCACGAGTACGTCGCCATCGCCAAGGACCTGAAGGCGGCGGAGAGTTGGCGCGAGCGGGCGGGTCGGGTCTTCCGCGGGCCCGGCTGGTCGCCGAAGCCGGCGCTGCCGGTGCAGGCGGAGGCGCAGGACCGGGCGCCGGACCCCGTGACCGAAGGCGCGGCGTGACCCGCACCGAACGACTGCTCCTCGCCGCCTTCGGCCTCGCCGCCGTCGGGGACCTCGGCTCGCTGCTCGCCGGCGCCGACCTCGGTCACACCCTCTGCAAGCCACTGCTGATGCCGCTGCTCGCCGCGTACGTCGCCGTGCGCGGCGGGCCCCGACTCCTGGTCGTTGCCCTGCTGTTCGGCTGGGGCGGGGACACCCTGCTGCTCTTCGACGCCGATCCGGCGTTCCTGGCCGGGATGGGGTCGTTCGCGGCCGGGCACGTCTGCTATCTGGTGCTTTTCGCCCGCCATGGGCAGGCACGCGCGCGTGCAGGGCTTTTCGGGGCCGCGTACGCCGTCGCGCTCGTCGGCACCGTGGCGCTGCTCTGGTCCGACCTGCCGGCGGAGCTGCGCGTCCCCGTCGCCGGGTACAGCCTGCTGCTCACCACGATGGCGTTCCGCTCCCTGCGGGTCGGGCTCGTGGGAGGGATCGGCGGGGCGCTCTTCCTGCTCTCGGACACCCTCATCGCCACCGGGATCGCCGAGTGGCCGCAGCTGCCCCGGCCGGATTTCTGGATCATGCTCACGTACGTGGCCGCGCAGGTGCTCCTCGCCCACGGGGTGCGGGGCTCGGCCCTGGCGTGCGAGCCCGCCGAGCAGGCGTACGGTGAAGGGCGTACCACCGTCTGACCTGCTGAGGAAACCTCTGTCATGCGCGCCACCACCATCCACGCCCCCTTCGACATGCGCGTGGAGGACGTGCCGGACCCGAAGATCCAGCAGCCCACCGACGCCGTCCTGCGCGTCCTGCGTGCCTGCATCTGCGGCAGCGACCTGTGGGCGTACCGCGGCGAGGCGGCCCGCGAGAAGGGGCAGCGGATCGGGCACGAGTTCCTCGGCATCGTCGAGGAGACCGGCTCGGAGGTCGGCGGGCTCAAGGCCGGTGACCTGGTCGTGGCGCCCTTCATGTGGTCGGACGGCACGTGCGACTACTGCACGGAGGGGCTGACCACCTCCTGTGTGCACGGCGGGTTCTGGGGCTCGGTCGGGCACGACGGCGGCCAGGGCGAGGCGGTGCGAGTGCCGCACGCCGACGGAACCCTGGTGAAGCTCCCGGCCGATGCCGCGGGCGACGACCACCTGCTGACCGCGCTGCTCGCGCTCTCCGACGTCATGGGCACCGGGCACCACGCGGCGCTCGGCGCGGGCGCCGGCAAGGGCAAGACGGTCGCGGTCGTCGGTGACGGTGCGGTGGGTCTGTGCGGCGTTCTCGCGGCCCGGCGACTGGGCGCAGAGCGGATCATCGCGCTCGGCCGCCATGAGGTGCGTACGGACATCGCCAAGCGCTTCGGTGCCACCGACGTGGTCGCCGAGCGCGGAGAGGCCGCCGAGGCCGCGATCCGGGAGCTCACCGGCGGGCAGGGCTGCCACTCCGTCATCGAGGCGGTCGGCACCGAGCAGTCCATGCGGACGGCCGTGAACATCACGCGCGACGGCGGCGCCATCGGCTTCGTCGGCGTCCCGCACGGCAGCGGCACCGGGCTCGACCTGAGCGTCATGTTCGACCGGAACATCGCGCTGCGCGGCGGCGTCGCCCCGGTGCGGACGTACATTCCGGAGCTGCTGCCCGACGTGCTCGACGGCCGCCTCGACCCCTCGCCCGTCTTCGACCTGACCGTCGGGCTCGACGGAGTGCCGGACGGCTACAAGGCGATGGACGAGCGCACCGCGCTCAAGGTCCTGGTCAAGCCCTGACATCGAGTGGGGCTCAGCCCCACAGCGGCCGTGCCCACCAGATCGGTGCGGGCACGGCCGTGAGCAGGGCCGACACCGCGACGACCACACCCAGGGCCACGACCTCGGCGCGCGCCGGCACCAGCGCGGCCCACGGGGCGCCCTCGCGCACCCGGCGCAGCCGGATCCGCGAGATCAGCGCGAGCGCCGCGACGACGGCGACGAGCAGCAGTTTGGCGACAAGTACACGGCCATAGGCGGTCGTGAACACCGATTCGAGCGGCAGCTTCCGCAACGTCGAGCAGATGCCGGACGCGGTGATCGCCGCGAACAGAAGCGCGGCCACGCGCGCGTAGCGGCCAAGCAGCGCGGCGGCCGCATCGGGCCAGGGCCGCCATACCCACATCGTGCGCAGCACCTGGAGCAGCCCTCCGGCCCACAGCGCGGCGCAGGTCAGATGGACCAGGGTCAGCACGCTGCCGACCAGCGGGTCCTCCTCGGGGCCGACCGCGGGATGGGCCCGCAGCGCCTCGGCGACGATGACCGCGGCGAGCGGGAGCGCGGCGGTGCCCGGGCGGCGTGACTGGGCGCAGAACCCGGCGGCGATGAACGCATTGATCTCGAGGAGCGCGAGCCGTCCGTCGGTCGTCTGGTAGAGCCGGCCCGGGCGGATCTCGGCGAGGCCGTCCGGCACCCAGTTGCCGTTGGCCACGATGAGCGCGAGCCCCACGGCCGCGGCGGCCCCCGCGCAGGCCGCGACGAGAGCCCAGCCGGCCGGCCGCTGCGCCGGCGCGTCCGGCACCCGCCGGGCCAGCCATCCGCCGGCCGCCTGGCCCACCAGGACGCACAGCGCCCCGAACGTCACGGTCCGCAGCAGCGTGATCAGACCGACGCCGGGGGCGGCCACCTCGCCCGTGCCGTCGAGGGCTGTCGACGGCCCGAGGAGCGGCACGAGCGCGGCCGCCAGGATCAGCACCAGGACGGCCGACGCCCGCCACAGAGCGGCCCGCCTGGCGCCGTCAGGGGCGTCCGGTGAACTCGCAACAGATGGGCGGGATACGCTCATTGACCGAGCTTGACCGGAATGGACAGGTCCAGCAAGCCTCGGCCGTCCACTGGGACGACTCGAAGACGCATGTGTGCTGCATTTCGGCGACGTATGACCGAGTGCGCGGTCATGAGAGGTGCACCTGCTCCCTCTGCATGCTCAGACGCTCCCTACGCGCGCCATTGCGGGCGATCCGAGCCCCACCGGCCGGGCGGGGTCGACCAGTTCCCGGGCCCGCCCTCGAAGGCCACGGGCGGCAGCGCGTGACGCAGCCGCCCGAGCGGGCTGTCCGTGTCCGTCAGGTACTTCTCCGGGTCGTACGTTGCCGTGGACGCCGTGGACGCCGTGGACGCCGTGCCCTCGCGGTCCAGCCCGGTCAGCCAGTGCGCGGTCCGGGCGAGCGCGGCGCCGATGTGCCGGGTGCCGCCCTGGGCGCGTTGCTCGGTGAGGGCCCGCAGCACGGCCGCCGCCACCAGATAGCCGGTCCCGTGATCGAGCGCCTGCGCGGGCAGCGCGCCGGGCCGGTCGCTGTCACCTGCGATGTCCCCTTCGGTCGCCGCGATGCCCGTGGCCACCTGCACCAGGCTGTCGAAGCCCCGGCGCCCGGCCCACGGCCCCTCCTCGCCCCACGCCGACACCTGGGCGACCACCAGACCGGGCCGGCGCTCGGCCAGCGCCTCGGGGGAGAGGCCGAAGCGGTCGAGCGCGCCCGGACGGTAGCCGGTGACGACGACATCGGCGCCGGCCAGGAGCTCCTCGAAGGTGGCGTGGTCGGCCGGCCGGCCCAGATCGAGCAGGGTCGACCGCTTCCCGAAGCCGGTGTCCGCGTGCTGGTCGGCGAGCTCGGGCAGACCGGGCGCGTCGATGCGCAGCACATCGGCCCCGAGCAGGGCGAGCGTGCGGGTCGCGACCGGGCCCGCGAGCACGCGCGTGAGGTCGAGCACGCGAAAACGGCCGCCACGCGCGCGTGCCGGCCCTTCGTCGAGCCGGTCCACGGCCAGCAGGGGCCGGGCGGCGACCACCGCGCCCTGCTCGTGCGCGGCCCACTCCTCGGGCGTGCGCAGCGCGACGGCCAGGCCTCCGGCGGCGTACACCGCGTCCTCCACCGCGAGCGCCGGGCGCCGGGCCAGCTCCGCCTCGACCTCGGTCTCGGGAACGCCGAGCGCGGCGAGCAACGCCGCCCGGTGGTGCGGGTAGTTGGCATGCGTACGCACCCAGCCGTCGGCCGTGCGCCAAAAGCGCGACAAGGGGGCGAAGTTCTCGGGCGCGCGCCCGTCCACGCGCAGATGCCGCTCGCTGACGAAGGCCGTGGCGACGGCTCCGTCGTCGACCCGGACCCCCGGCACCGGGCCCCCGTCGGCCGCGAACTCGGCGGCCGCCAGCGAGCAGACCGTCACGCACGCGCGTGCCGCCTCGAGTACGGGGAGCCGGGACGGCAGCAGGCCCTGCGGGCCGTCGTACGTCACCCGGGACAGCAGGGCGGGATCGCCACCCAACGCGGCCCAGATCGGCGCCGCGGCACGGGAGTTCACAAGATTCATGCGCCTAGCCTGCACCCTGGACCGGCTGCCTCGCGCACTGGGGCGGGCGGAGCAGCTTCACCTCACGCCGTATGTCGTACGGCGTGTCCGGGTGCAGCTCCCAGCCGTGCGCGGCGGCCGCGTGCGCCACGTAACCCGCGCCCACCGCGCGGTACTTGCGCAGCGGTACGTCGATTTCCCTGGTCTTGGGGTCGGCGGCCTGCTTGGACGCCGTCAGTCGATGGTCGACGCGCGCCCGGTAGAACGCGGTGTCCCCCTCGTGCCGCAGCTCCGGCAGGGTCACGAACCAGCGCGGCCACGGCGGGCAGACCTTGAACAGCAGGTCGATCAGCTTCATCAGGCCCGCCTCCACGCCGGGTATCCAGCTGATCAGTTCGAGCACGAAGCCCAGCGCGACGACCGCCAGCAGGAGGACCGTGAACAGGGCCCAGTGCACCGGCGCGTACACCGTGGTGAGCAGGAACTGGAGCCACAGCCGACCGGGTCCCCGGACGGGCAGCGGATCCCAGGACGGGTCGCGGTACATGCTGATTCCCCCGGACAGGACTTCGGACAGGACTTCGGGCAGGGCTTCGGACGGGACTCGGGAAGACGAACACGGGCCGCCCCTCGCTGGACAGGGCGGCCCGTGCATCGTGCCATTGCGTTACTTGCGGACCGCGTCCAGGGCGTTCACGACACCGAAGCCGTAGAAGCCGTTGATCCGCTTGCCGCCCTTGCACCACGCGTCCACGACGCCGTCGCCGTCACCGTCGTACGGCTCGGTCGGGCAACCGGGGTTGTCCGCCTGCGCCTTGAGCAGCGCCTGCAGCATGGCCGGGCTGGCCTTCGGGTACGTGGACTTCAGCAGCGCGGCCACACCGGCGGCGTGCGGGGACGCCATCGAAGTGCCCTGCAGGTAGCCGTACTTGCCCTCCGGCATGGTGGACAGGATCCGCCCGTTCTTCGACGGGGTGTCCGGGATCTGGTACTTGTCGCCGCCCGGGGCCGCGATGTCGATGACACCGTTCCCGTACGTCGAGTAGTACGACTTGGCGCCCTTGACGCCCGTCGCGCTCACCGTGACGACACCCGGCAGCTGGGTCGGGACGTCGAAGCACTTGTGCGGGTCGATCGTCCGCGTGACGGGCGTCTCGACGTCGTCCGGGCTCGAGTCGTCCACGATCGCGTCCGAGTCGAGGTCGTGGTTGGAGTTGCCCGCCGAGGCGAGGTTCAGAGTGCCCTTGCTCTTGGCGTACAGCTGGGCCCTGTTGACCGCGTCGACGATGGCCTTCTGGTCCGGGTCGTCGAGGCAGTTGTACAGCCACGGGTCCACGTAGTAGCTGTTGTTGGTGATCTCGATGCCCTTGTCGGCCGCGAACACGAAGGCGCAGACCACGCTCTCCGGGTAGAAGAGGCCGTCCTTCGGGTCGCTCACCTTGATCCCGGCAACCTTCACGCCGGGTGCCACACCGGCGACGCCGATGTTGTTGCGCGCCGCCGCGATCTCGCCCGCCACGTGGGTGCCGTGGTAGTCCTCCACGGTGTACGGACGCCAGGCCCCCGGGGAGGTGTCCGGCGTGCCGCCCACGCAGTTGGCGGACTGCGCCGCCGAGAAGTTGGGCGCCAGGTCCGGGTGGGTGTCGTCGACACCGGTGTCGATCACGCCGACGGTGACCTTGGAACTGCCCGGGTTGATCTTCGCTGCCTTGTCGGCACCGATCGCCCGCAGGTCCCACTGGTCGGCTTCCATCGGCTCGGCGTCGCCCGCGGCCGACTTGGTGCTCACGGCCGGCGCGTCCACCATCTGGGGCGCGCCGACCTCGGTGGTGCCCGCCGCCTTCAGCGGCGCGGTGTGGGTCGCACCCGCGGACTGCACACCCTTGACGGCGCGCAGCTGCGGGCCGAACGACGGGTTCGCCGACTTGACGATGATCACGCCTATTCGGTCGTACGCGGCCACTATGGAGCCGTCGGCCTTGGCTATCGCCTTCTTCACGGCCTGGAGCGTCTTGTGGTCCGTCTTGGTGTTGACCGCGTAGACGAACGTGCCCTCGGCGGCCGCGGCAGCGGAGGCCGGTGCGGCCTGCTGCGGAGCGGCGTTCGCGGCGCCCGGGAGCAGACCCAGGGCGGCCGTCGACAGAGCCAGCGCCAGACCGACCGGCGCGGCGAGGCGACGGTGTCTGGAGCGCAGATGAGTCATGGGATCTCCAACTTCATCCGTAAAAAAACCAAAAGGGCCCGAACACAAGTCGTGCCCGGGCGGAACGTCGCGGAACTTCGCGGACATGCTGCCAAGTTCCCGCCGAAACTAGCGCTGAAGATCCCTGACCGGCAATGACTTCCGGCTAAAAGGTGGGGCGTTGGGCGGAACGTGCGCGCCGCCGTGCGGTTGCAAGGGGGAGAAGCAAGCATCAGCCCCCTGTTGGATCACGTACCCGAGGGCCTAGCATCACCCCGACTCACGTGATCCCCGTCACTGTGAGGTCGCATGTCAAACACCGCCACACCTGTGTCCCTAGGAGATTCCGTGGCCACCGATGTACCACCCCCGTCGAAGGGCGGTTCCGACGGCGCTCGAGCGATGCCGTCGACGGAAGCGTTCCTCGAGGTGCAGGAGAGCCCTGAATTCGGCGAACTGCGCCGTGCGCACCGCTCCTTCGCCTTCCCGCTGACCATCGCGTTCATCACCTGGTACCTGCTGTACGTGCTGCTGTCCAACTACGCGGGCGGCTTCATGGGCACGAAGCTGTTCGGCAACATCAACGTCGCCTTCGTCTTCGGCATCCTGCAGTTCGTCACGACGTTCCTCATCGCCTGGCTCTACTCGCGGCACGCCGCGGCCAAGCTCGACCCCAAGGCCGAGGCGATCAAGTCCCGTATGGAGGCCGAAGCATGAGCCAGCACGTCCTCCTCGCGGCGTCCGAGACCACCGAGCACCGGCCGCTGATCATCTCGCTGTTCGCGCTCTTCGTGGTGGCCACCCTGATCATCACGATCTGGGCCGGCCGCCAGACCAAGGACGCCGCCGACTTCTACGCGGGCGGCCGCCAGTTCTCGGCCTTCCAGAACGGCCTCGCGGTCTCCGGCGACTACATGTCCGCCGCGTCGTTCCTCGGCATCGCGGGCTCCATCGCGCTCTTCGGCTACGACGGCTTCCTGTACTCGATCGGCTTCCTGGTGGCCTGGCTGGTCGCGCTGCTCCTGGTCGCCGAACCGCTGCGCAACTCCGGGCGCTACACGATGGGCGACGTCCTCGCCTACCGCATGCGCCAGCGTCCGGTGCGCACCGCCGCGGGCACCTCCACCATCGTGGTGTCCATCTTCTATCTGCTCGCGCAGATGGCGGGCGCGGGCGTCCTCGTCTCGCTGCTCCTCGGGATCACCAATGACGCCGGGAAGATCGCGGTCGTGGCCGCCGTCGGCGTGCTGATGATCGTGTACGTCTCCATCGGCGGCATGAAGGGCACCACCTGGGTGCAGATGGTCAAGGCGGTCCTGCTCATCGCGGGCACCATCCTGATCACCTTCCTGGTACTGCTGAAGTTCAACTTCAACATCTCGGACCTGCTCGGCCAGGCCGCCGAAAAGAGCAGCGCGCCCTCCAAGTTCCTCGAACCGGGCCTCAAGTACGGCGCCGACGCCACCCACAAGCTGGACTTCATCTCGCTCGGCATCG
Proteins encoded in this window:
- a CDS encoding NACHT domain-containing protein; translated protein: MQGLEVALAKLAGSVVSAVAKSLLAPRAGAGLVRDPVRRAPGPRGRRAASAEVDAGRLVKVLAGRLAHGYSGLPEHERLAAVAAVGDAFASAGSIDVSRVFAVDLDPGRLRGELRSVDAGLSERGQALYEELLLLCCAHAVEQVTADPSFAGRAVVEQARRVGRTQELLEGLRRSTPDAVALDFEQRYADFVAQTHGRLELFGLTLGGRARAEWSLDTAYISLGVSSERDSPGLEGGLESPRAIPTMTRIEEAFADSERLLLHGGAGSGKSTLVQWLALNAARRSFGPELADLNRYVPFVLQLRSFTASADLPMPEGFLRAAGVPLHGSAPGGWAEELLANGRALVLIDGVDEVPMRLRSRTEKWLRSLIAAFPRARYVVTTRPAAVPEGWLSGEGFVAHSLLPMERDDIRAFIGRWHDAARQECAVEREQELLDTYEAALGQAVATRQDLGRLATNPLMCALLCALNRDRRMQLPRARKELYDAALDMLLVRRDTEREITAVEGVSLTREEQTALLQRLAYWLIRNGQVQASRAEAVEMIDEWLDAMPQVRAQGDAEQVFAHLLIRSGLLREPAPGAVHFVHRTFQDYLGAKAAVEARDFGVLVRNAHDDSWDDVVRMAVGHARVEERSRLLRQLLRRADKTQRWRHRLVLLAAASLEHAPELDPKVRAEVEDRTEELVPPRSLAEADQLAAVGELVLELLPGPDDLDEFSAEAVVKTAGLIGGDAGLAVISRYRQDERHRVARQVSWAWGEFEADSYARDVLAAGNWTDTYLHVRTAQQLRALRFTPQVKWVQVSGDHTDLTPMRPLRELDALALANNSALTGLGPLAGLAPLRSVSLLGCSALRDLSPLAASEVKHLSLVALEPELSLAPLLDMRSLRSVGLNYPAPVRSVGELPFGPDLSRLSLYSGTQHIALEGIASWAQLGRLSVSGPLQNSQLGLVPETMPLTFLRIQYATSDLGRLGNLSSHLKELDLWRCEIPHGLGPLRDWPALASVWIAECTQAGEPVDLSPLAGLDHITVNLSGEAPVLGEDLLPAHRLIRR
- a CDS encoding Clp protease N-terminal domain-containing protein, producing MPDDRTPVPATPVPTPRYERVVAEASRIAADLGHGYVGVEHLFLAILRDPDSVPTQVLAEIIALADLDARLSEVMRTYGD
- a CDS encoding sterol desaturase family protein; the protein is MPPNLPDVVLWSIPAFVLLTVIEIVSVRLHPDEDAAGYETKDAATSIGMGLGSLAFDLLWKIPIVAIYTAIYELTPLSVPVLWWTIPLMLLAQDFFYYWSHRGHHVIRILWACHVVHHSSRKFNLSTALRQPWTSLTVWPFYVPLIALGVHPAALAFCSSANLVYQFWIHTERIDKLPRAFEFVFNTPSHHRVHHASQGGYLDRNFGGILIVWDRLFRSFVPEVERPVFGLTKNIETYNPIKVATHEYVAIAKDLKAAESWRERAGRVFRGPGWSPKPALPVQAEAQDRAPDPVTEGAA
- a CDS encoding lysoplasmalogenase, with translation MTRTERLLLAAFGLAAVGDLGSLLAGADLGHTLCKPLLMPLLAAYVAVRGGPRLLVVALLFGWGGDTLLLFDADPAFLAGMGSFAAGHVCYLVLFARHGQARARAGLFGAAYAVALVGTVALLWSDLPAELRVPVAGYSLLLTTMAFRSLRVGLVGGIGGALFLLSDTLIATGIAEWPQLPRPDFWIMLTYVAAQVLLAHGVRGSALACEPAEQAYGEGRTTV
- a CDS encoding zinc-dependent alcohol dehydrogenase family protein, coding for MRATTIHAPFDMRVEDVPDPKIQQPTDAVLRVLRACICGSDLWAYRGEAAREKGQRIGHEFLGIVEETGSEVGGLKAGDLVVAPFMWSDGTCDYCTEGLTTSCVHGGFWGSVGHDGGQGEAVRVPHADGTLVKLPADAAGDDHLLTALLALSDVMGTGHHAALGAGAGKGKTVAVVGDGAVGLCGVLAARRLGAERIIALGRHEVRTDIAKRFGATDVVAERGEAAEAAIRELTGGQGCHSVIEAVGTEQSMRTAVNITRDGGAIGFVGVPHGSGTGLDLSVMFDRNIALRGGVAPVRTYIPELLPDVLDGRLDPSPVFDLTVGLDGVPDGYKAMDERTALKVLVKP
- a CDS encoding CopD family protein translates to MSVSRPSVASSPDAPDGARRAALWRASAVLVLILAAALVPLLGPSTALDGTGEVAAPGVGLITLLRTVTFGALCVLVGQAAGGWLARRVPDAPAQRPAGWALVAACAGAAAAVGLALIVANGNWVPDGLAEIRPGRLYQTTDGRLALLEINAFIAAGFCAQSRRPGTAALPLAAVIVAEALRAHPAVGPEEDPLVGSVLTLVHLTCAALWAGGLLQVLRTMWVWRPWPDAAAALLGRYARVAALLFAAITASGICSTLRKLPLESVFTTAYGRVLVAKLLLVAVVAALALISRIRLRRVREGAPWAALVPARAEVVALGVVVAVSALLTAVPAPIWWARPLWG
- a CDS encoding CoA transferase, yielding MNLVNSRAAAPIWAALGGDPALLSRVTYDGPQGLLPSRLPVLEAARACVTVCSLAAAEFAADGGPVPGVRVDDGAVATAFVSERHLRVDGRAPENFAPLSRFWRTADGWVRTHANYPHHRAALLAALGVPETEVEAELARRPALAVEDAVYAAGGLAVALRTPEEWAAHEQGAVVAARPLLAVDRLDEGPARARGGRFRVLDLTRVLAGPVATRTLALLGADVLRIDAPGLPELADQHADTGFGKRSTLLDLGRPADHATFEELLAGADVVVTGYRPGALDRFGLSPEALAERRPGLVVAQVSAWGEEGPWAGRRGFDSLVQVATGIAATEGDIAGDSDRPGALPAQALDHGTGYLVAAAVLRALTEQRAQGGTRHIGAALARTAHWLTGLDREGTASTASTASTATYDPEKYLTDTDSPLGRLRHALPPVAFEGGPGNWSTPPGRWGSDRPQWRA
- a CDS encoding S8 family peptidase yields the protein MTHLRSRHRRLAAPVGLALALSTAALGLLPGAANAAPQQAAPASAAAAAEGTFVYAVNTKTDHKTLQAVKKAIAKADGSIVAAYDRIGVIIVKSANPSFGPQLRAVKGVQSAGATHTAPLKAAGTTEVGAPQMVDAPAVSTKSAAGDAEPMEADQWDLRAIGADKAAKINPGSSKVTVGVIDTGVDDTHPDLAPNFSAAQSANCVGGTPDTSPGAWRPYTVEDYHGTHVAGEIAAARNNIGVAGVAPGVKVAGIKVSDPKDGLFYPESVVCAFVFAADKGIEITNNSYYVDPWLYNCLDDPDQKAIVDAVNRAQLYAKSKGTLNLASAGNSNHDLDSDAIVDDSSPDDVETPVTRTIDPHKCFDVPTQLPGVVTVSATGVKGAKSYYSTYGNGVIDIAAPGGDKYQIPDTPSKNGRILSTMPEGKYGYLQGTSMASPHAAGVAALLKSTYPKASPAMLQALLKAQADNPGCPTEPYDGDGDGVVDAWCKGGKRINGFYGFGVVNALDAVRK
- a CDS encoding DUF485 domain-containing protein, whose translation is MATDVPPPSKGGSDGARAMPSTEAFLEVQESPEFGELRRAHRSFAFPLTIAFITWYLLYVLLSNYAGGFMGTKLFGNINVAFVFGILQFVTTFLIAWLYSRHAAAKLDPKAEAIKSRMEAEA